A region of Chelonoidis abingdonii isolate Lonesome George chromosome 8, CheloAbing_2.0, whole genome shotgun sequence DNA encodes the following proteins:
- the LOC116839928 gene encoding tubulin alpha-3 chain yields the protein MPSDKTIGGGDDSFNTFFSETGAGKHVPRAVFVDLEPTVVDEVRTGTYRQLFHPEQLITGKEDAANNYARGHYTIGKEIVDLVLDRIRKLADLCTGLQGFLIFHSFGGGTGSGFASLLMERLSVDYGKKSKLEFAIYPAPQVSTAVVEPYNSILTTHTTLEHSDCAFMVDNEAIYDICRRNLDIERPTYTNLNRLIGQIVSSITASLRFDGALNVDLTEFQTNLVPYPRIHFPLATYAPVISAEKAYHEQLSVAEITNACFEPANQMVKCDPRHGKYMACCMLYRGDVVPKDVNAAIATIKTKRTIQFVDWCPTGFKVGINYQPPTVVPGGDLAKVQRAVCMLSNTTAIAEAWARLDHKFDLMYAKRAFVHWYVGEGMEEGEFSEAREDLAALEKDYEEVGVDSVEAEAEEGEEY from the exons ATGCCCAGTGACAAAACCATTGGAGGTGGAGATGATTCATTCAACACTTTCTTCAGTGAGACAGGGGCTGGTAAACATGTGCCCAGAGCTGTATTTGTGGACCTCGAACCAACTGTGGTTG aTGAAGTACGTACAGGCACTTACAGGCAACTATTCCATCCTGAACAACTCATTACTGGGAAAGAGGATGCGGCTAATAATTATGCCAGAGGCCATTATACCATTGGAAAAGAGATTGTTGATCTAGTGCTAGATCGCATTCGCAAGCTG gCTGATCTGTGCACAGGGCTGCAGGGATTCCTCATCTTCCACAGTTTTGGAGGAGGCACTGGCTCTGGATTTGCATCTCTACTCATGGAAAGGCTTTCTGTTGATTATGGCAAAAAGTCCAAACTAGAGTTTGCCATTTACCCAGCACCACAGGTTTCTACTGCTGTAGTGGAACCCTACAACTCCATCCTAACTACGCACACAACACTGGAGCATTCTGACTGTGCCTTCATGGTagacaatgaagccatttatGACATATGTCGTCGCAATCTAGACATTGAGCGTCCTACTTATACCAACCTAAATCGACTCATTGGGCAAATTGTGTCATCCATCACAGCTTCACTGCGTTTTGATGGAGCCCTCAATGTAGATCTGACTGAGTTCCAGACCAATCTTGTCCCATACCCACGAATCCATTTCCCACTGGCAACATATGCGCCTGTCATCTCTGCTGAAAAAGCATACCATGAACAGTTGTCAGTGGCTGAAATTACCAATGCTTGTTTTGAGCCAGCCAACCAGATGGTAAAATGTGACCCTCGCCATGGCAAGTATATGGCCTGCTGTATGTTATACAGGGGTGATGTTGTTCCCAAAGATGTTAACGCAGCCATTGCCACTATCAAGACTAAGCGAACCATTCAGTTTGTGGATTGGTGTCCAACTGGATTCAAG gtGGGCATTAACTACCAACCTCCCACTGTAGTGCCAGGAGGCGACTTGGCCAAGGTGCAGCGTGCTGTGTGTATGTTGAGTAATACAACTGCTATTGCAGAAGCCTGGGCTCGTCTTGACCATAAATTTGATTTGATGTATGCTAAGCGTGCCTTTGTACACTGGTATGTTGGAGAagggatggaggaaggagaaTTTTCTGAAGCCCGGGAAGATTTGGCTGCGCTTGAGAAAGATTATGAAGAAGTGGGTGTAGATTCTGTGGAAGCAGAAGCTGAAGAAGGGGAGGAATATTAA